A stretch of DNA from Spirosoma endbachense:
GCAAACCGTTTTCTTCGCTCAGGCTCTTTTTCATCACCGCCAGTTGGCTCGCGCTAAGGTTGGCCCCTTCATCTTCGGCAATTTTATTCATGTTGCTGTTGATAAGCAGCAGATCGCGCCGAACATTCAAGCGTTCTTCCTTGGGAATTTTATTATCGACCAGCGGAGCATTGACCATCGCCTTCAGTTCGGCCAGTTCAATACGGGTACGCGCCAGGCGATCACGGTTTATGGGCGCAAGCTGATTTGAATCCAGCGTTGCGATCGTCTGTTCGATACCCGTAATGTTTGGTTGCATCAGACGCGGATCAAGATCGGGCTGTACGGCAAAATGAAAGGGGACAATACCGATCAGAATCAACATGATCAGGCCCACTCCCTTTTGACCGTCATTGCTGCCATGAAAGAAACTAACCAGCGAACAGGTTGCAATCAGGACACCACGAATCCAGGAAGGTGGAAGACTATTTTTCTTGGGCTCCTTGAAAAGCTGACCTTTAACGTCCTCGGGCACCGATCGACGTAAAACAAACATCAATACGATGGCCAGACTAAAGCCCAATAGAGGAGATAACAGCAGTGCTTCGCCCGTTTCAATCGCCTTTTCCCAGTTTACCGCCGATCCAGCTTTGTTATCAGGCATGGTAGAAAAAGCCAGACCTACGCCCAGAATAGATCCGATCAGGGTATGGGAACTTGAACTTGGCAGTCCGAAATACCAGGTGCCAAGGTTCCAGATGATGGCACTCAGCAACAGGGCCAATACCATAGCAACACTGTGATAAACGTTCTGGTCGACCAGTAATTCGACCGGCAACAAGTTTACAATACCCATTGCAACACCAATACCACCCAGCAGAACACCGGTGAAATTGCATATTCCTGACCATACAACGGCTGCCGTTGGCTTCAGTGAATTGGTATAAATGACAGTGGCAACGGCATTGGCCGTATCGTGGAAACCGTTAACAAATTCGAAAGCACAGGCAGCGAATAAGCTGATAAACAGGAGGATAAAAACATCCGTTTCTAATCCAAACATGGGTGGGAGATCTTCTATGATTAGGCAAACAGCAAGTCCGTAAGCCGATGATTGCCACAAAAGTAAGGTAAACTGGCCATAGCAGTATTACCAAATTGTTAAGTAGAGACCGAATATCGTATGACTTCTGCAGTTCAGCAACGTGTTACGTCTCAGTCAGGTTATGATTCCTGACAATGTGGTGTGGTACGGCTGGTCACCTAAATCGCATGTTGATGATTCTACTTTTTGCCAGCCAGTTGTCCACAGGCAGCATCGATGTCTTTACCCCGGCTACGACGGACATTTACGGTTACGCCTTTACTGTCCAGAAAACCAGCGAATTTATCCAGCGATTGCGGATCTGTATTCTTGAAATTTGCCTCTGCAATGGGATTATATTCGATAATGTTGATTTTTGCCGGAACCCGTTTTGTAAATTTCCAAAGCTCCTGTGCGTCCTGTAGGGTATCATTAAAATTGTAAAACAGGATGTATTCAAAGGTAATACGAGTACCCGTTTTTTTGTAAAAATAGCCCAGCGCATCACCCAGAGCCTGAAGCGTATTGCTTTCATTGATGGGCATAATCTGATCGCGCTTCTGGTCATTGGCCGCGTGTAACGACAAAGCCAGATTAAATTTCACCGCATCATCGCCGAGTTGCCTGATCATTTTGGCAATTCCCGCTGTCGACACCGTGATCCGCTTGGGCGACATACCCAACCCGTCGGGCGATGTAATTCGATCGACCGATTCCAGCACGTTTTTATAATTTAGCAGCGGTTCACCCATGCCCATGTAGACAATGTTAGTCAGCGGTGCATCATAATTTTCCTTCGCCTGCCGGTCTATAGCCACCACCTGGTCATAAATTTCGGCGGCATCGAGGTTGCGTTTGCGATCCATATAGCCCGTCGCGCAGAATTTACACGTCAGCGAACAACCGACCTGACTTGATACACAGGCCGTCATACGGTCCACGTCATCGTTACGGAGAGCCGGAATCAGCACGCCCTCGACCAGATTGCCATCGAACAGTCGAAACGACGATTTGATGGTGCCGTCATTACTACGTTGTTGCTGATCGACAGTTAAAGGCCGAATTTCGAAGTGAGTTTTTAATAATTCCCGCGTTGGCAGAGAAAGATTGGTCATCTGCTCAAACGACTGAGCCGATTTTTTCCAGAGCCATTCATGAACTTGCTTCGCCCTGAATCCCTGTTCGCCCTGTTGCGCCAGCCAGTCTTTCAGTTGAGCGGCTGTAAGTTTGCGAATGTCTTGTTTATCCATTTTGACTTGTTGAATGACTGAATGATTGAATTATCGAATGTGCCGCCCTATTCACCAGAACTACAGATTGTTCATTCAACAATTCCATCATTCAACGACTCAATCATTAATTTCTGCCCGCCATTTCTTCCCTGTTTCCAGCCCTTTAGGTACCCAAACAGCAGCTTTGTCCATTATTTGAGGAGCAACTGGCCGAATGTACGCGTACAAAAAGGCACCTTCGGTCTGGCGGGGGGGTATTCTGACACCCATATAGCTGAACAACCAAAGGATTACACTAATTCCAAACACCCACGTAAAAAGACCAACAGCTGCCCCTGCCACACTATCGAACGTTCCCAGAAGTGTATATTTCAGAGAGCGCCGGAGCGCAAAACCCATCTGGTTGATCATGAACACGGTAGGAAAAAAAATCACCGAAAATCCCAGCCAGGGCAACAGTTTGCGTGCCAGTTCGCGACTGATGTACGGACTCAGCAATTCTATGCCGAAGGCCAGAAACTTAAACCCAACGATCATGGCCACAACAAACGCAATGACCGCAACAATCTCCACCAGAAGACCCTTGCGGTAACCGTTAAAAGCCCCCCAGATCAGGGGAATGATCATCAGCAGGTCGAGCGTATTCAACTAGTGAAAAGGTGAAAGAGCTAAAGAGCGAGAGAGCAAACAGGCTGAATCACCTTTTCGCTCTTTCACGCTTTTGCTTATTGTAAAAGTTGCTTAACTGCTGCCGAAATAGCTTTCCCGTCGGTCTGACCAGCCAGTTCTTTGGTCGCTACGCCCATTACTTTTCCCATATCCGAAGGGGCCGAAGCGCCAATGCGCGTGATAATTGCCTGGAGCTTTTCCTTCAATTCGTCTTCCGAAAGCTGTTTCGGCAGATATTGTTCGATAATGGCGATTTCGGTTTCCTCCGTTGCCAGCAGATCTGCCCGATTCTGCTGACGGTAGATGTCGGCCGAATCTTTCCGTTGCTTCACAGCTTTGGTCAGAATCCGGGTTTCTTCTTCGGGTTTAAGTTCGCCTGTGCCACCTTCTTTGGTTTCTTCAAGCAAAATCATGGACTTAATGGCGCGCAAAGCCCGGAGTTTATCCTGATTTTTGGCCAGCATAGCCTGCTTGATATCGGCGTCAATTTGTTGTTTCAGAGCCATTTTGGTAATGAATAATGGATAATGTAAAGCAGAGAATGGTTGATTGATTACTCATCCATGAACCATCATCGGTTCGGCAAAGTTACAAATCTGTGAAGGCTTATTCACGTATTCGCTCATTCACCCAATCACTCATTAGCGAAAATGACTCGTTTAAGCGTTAATATCAACAAAATTGCCACTATTCGAAATGCACGTGGCGGCAATAATCCAAATCTTGTACAGGTAGCTCTTGACTGCGAACGTTTTGGTGCCCAAGGCATTACAGTACACCCCCGCCCCGACGAGCGCCATATCCGCTATCAGGACGTACTGGATTTGAAAGAGGTGGTAACAACTGAATTCAACATTGAAGGCAACCCCGACGAGCGATTTATCGAGCTGGTAAAACGGGTGAAACCCGAACAGGTAACCCTCGTTCCGGATGCGCCCGATGCCATTACGTCGAATGCCGGGTGGGATACGATTCGCCATGCCGATCATCTCCGCCGGTTGGTCGACACTTTCAAATCAGACGGAATTCGCGTTTCTATTTTCGTAGATGCCGACGAACGTATGGTCGAGGGAGCCAAAGCGGTCGGGACCGACCGGATTGAATTATACACCGAACCTTATGCTGCCCATTATGTCGCCAATCGCGATGCGGCCATTGCCCCCTTTGTGCAGGCAGCCCGCAAAGCCAACGAACTGGGTATTGAACTCAACGCCGGGCACGATTTGAGTCTGGAAAACCTGCGTTTCTTTGACGAACAGATACCCGGCCTCAAAGAAGTGTCTATCGGTCATGCCCTGGTCTGTGATGCGCTCTACTTTGGGCTCGAGAATACGATTCAGATGTATTTACGCTGTCTATCGTCTGAAGCGACGGGTGTCCCCGCATGATTGATTACGCTGACTGAACAACTCACTGGATTTTGACTACTATTACGAACAGTAATGAGCGAAATCAGATTAATCCCTAAATCCGTGTAATCCTGGTCAGGAATGGTTCATCAGCTATCGGTCGAAGAATTTTTAGATAAGGCGCAAACTTTTCCCGTCATCGATGTTCGGTCACCGGGAGAATACGACCATGCTCATATTCCGGGAGCGATTAGTATTCCATTGTTCGACAATGACGAGCGGGCACAGGTTGGTACAAAATACAAGAATGCAGGTAAAGATGCCGCCGTTCTGGTAGGCCTTGATCTGGTAGGCCCAAAGCTGGCAGGATTCGTTAAACAGTCGAAAAAGCTAAATCCGCAAACCAAAGAAGTGCTGGTCCATTGCTGGCGGGGTGGTATGCGCAGCGGCTCTTTTGCCTGGCTTCTCGACACCGCAGGACTAACTGCTTCTACACTGGCGGGGGGCTATAAAGCCTATCGTAACACCGTGCTGGCTGCTTTTGCGGAACCCCGCCCCCTCCTTATTCTGGGCGGCAAAACAGGCAGCGGCAAAACCGACATTCTGAAAGCGCTGGCACAGGCAGGTGAGCAAATTATTGATCTGGAAGCGTTAGCGCATCACAAAGGGTCAACATACGGTGCTATCGGGCAGGCGGCTCAACCCGCTACCGAACAATTCGAGAACGTCTTATTCGAGAAATGGCGGCAACTAAATCCCAACCGGCGGATCTGGCTTGAAGATGAGAGCAGAAATATCGGCTCCTGTTTTATTCCAATGGCGCTTTGGCAGCAAATGCGGGCTGCCCAGGTAGCCTTTGTCGACATGCCCAAAGAAATCAGGATTTGCCGACTGGTATCCGAATATACGGGCATTGATCATGATCTACTCATTGCCGCAACCGAACGGATTCGGAAACGCCTGGGAGGTAAAGTAACAAAAGAGGCTCTGGACGCTCTTGCTCACCACGACTACGCCACGGTTGCCGATCTGACGCTCGATTATTATGACAAAGCCTATTTGCATGGTTTAGCGCAGCGTGATTCGACAACGGTTCATTCATTTTCGGTACAAACAAACAATCCGGCCGAAACAGCGAGGCAGCTCATTAGTTGGGCAAATTCCCTATAGCTTATTTCTTTTTGGTCGAATTCATCCGTCGAATTACCTCCCGTTTGCTGAACGCCAGCCGCCATACGGCAAATGGTATCTCCTGCTTTCCGAAACAGGCTTCGCAGATCGGGCTATCAGTAGGGAGAGCCATATTGTAAACAAAGAGTGTATCGCTGATTTTCTGAATGTTCGAGATAGGCGCTAATTTCTGCTTGGCATTATAGAGGTAAGCGTCCAGAATGTCGCGTTCTTTCTGGCTGAATGACTTATTCTTCACATCGGCAGCCCCCAGCAGGCGAATATCAAGCGCATAGCGTTCGGCAATGGCCTTTACACGGGGCAGATTCTGCAATTGGCAGAGTTTCGCGCGATCGGCGGGATCTGTCGTTTTTGGAAGTTCTGTCGCTAATTCTTTCTCGACCACAGCACTGACCTTCCCACCCATATTATCAATTGTTTCGATCAGATCCGCATCTGTAATACGCTTGATTTTCGAATCAGCCATCTCCTGTTTCAATTCATTCGTATACTGTACCCGGTCGGGTCCACAGGCAAGCAAAAGGCTGATTAGCAAGGCAAGAAGAATTACTGAGCGTGTCATAAACAGGAACTTAATACGATTACGTTTCGTCATTTACAGATAGAACGATCCCACAAAAGGCTTGGTTGCAGCCTGCAAACATAAAGCCTAACTGCCGGGATTTTTGTAATTTTGTTTTTCAGGACGGTAGACAGTCGATATCAGATCAATTAGCGGTATCTTTTTGTCGAACGTCCAAGTATCCAGTATCTAACGTCTTCCCAATATATGCTTGACCAGTTAGAAGCCATTAGCGAACGCTTCGACGAAGTAGCTCAGCAAATCGTGCAGCCCGAGGCCGTTTCGGACCAGAAACGGTTCATGAAACTGAGCAAAGAATATAAAGATTTGGAAAAGATCGTTGTGCAGTATCAAGCCTACAAGCAACTGCTCGAAGAGATCGAAAACGCCAAACAAATCATTTCTACCGAAAAAGATGAAGATTTTCGGGAAATGGCAAAAGCCGAATTAGATGAACTGCTGCCACGTCGGGAAACGCTGGAGGAGACGCTGAAAGAAATGCTCATTCCTAAAGACCCGAACGACAGCAAAAACGTCATTCTGGAAATCCGGGGCGGCACTGGTGGCGATGAAGCGGCTATCTTTGCCGGTGACATGTTCCGGATGTATCAGCGATTCTGCGAAAAAATGGGCTGGCGGATGTCGCTCGTCGATTATACAGAAGGCACATCGGGGGGCTACAAAGAAATTATCACCGAAATCGAGGGAGAAGATGTATACGGTAAGCTGAAGTTTGAGTCGGGGGTTCACCGCGTACAACGCGTACCCGCTACCGAAACCCAGGGCCGGATTCATACATCGGCGGCTAGTGTAGCCGTCCTGCCCGAAGCCGAAGAGGTTGATGTTGACTTGAACATGAACGACATTCGGAAAGATACGTTCTGTTCATCGGGTGCAGGTGGTCAGTCAGTAAACACAACGTATTCAGCTGTTCGTCTGACCCACATTCCAACGGGGCTTGTTGTTCAGTGTCAGGATGAGCGTTCACAGTTGAAAAACTTCGATAAAGCATTGACCGTTCTACGCTCACGGCTCTACGAAATTGAGTTGCAGAAACACAACGAAGCCATTGCATCGCAGCGCAAAACAATGGTGGGTAGTGGCGACCGTTCCGACAAAATCAGAACCTATAACTACCCACAAAGCCGGGTGACTGATCACCGCATTGGCCTGACGGTTTATAACCTTCCTGCCGTCATGGATGGCGACATTGGCGACTTTATCGAACAACTCCGCATTGCCGAAAACGCCGAACGGCTGAAGGAAGGCGCAGCTGCCTAAAAATTAGTAGCGTCAAACAAAATCCTGGTAATTAAATGCCGGGGAGAGCAACAATAGCATAGCGTTGGGACAAGAAGAAAACTGAAACCGTTATGCTCAAATCAACCAACAACAAGGGCAAAAAGTCTCAAACACCCGACCGCCCGAGAGTAAGAGCGATTAAGAATGGACATACAGCGGCTGAGTTAGCCGAATCTGGAGAACGGTGGGCGAATCATTCAGGACCATACTTAACCTTGGAGGAAGTAATGGCTCTTGAAGCCAACAAGCAGTAATCTTCCCGTTGTAAGGCTCGGTAACATCTGCAATTTTACCGCGTAAATCCCTAAATTATCAAACGCATAAAACCCGGCAAAAACCGGGTTTTATGCGTTTTTGGCCTTTTTCGCCTGATCGGAATCGAAAAATAATCGGGGGAAAAGCAATTATATCTGGCCTTCCAGGACGCTATTAATCGATAATTGCTAACATCAACATAAGTATTTTCTAATTTTTTAAGAAAATAATCTCAAATAGGAGGTTAAGTTTTCGTTAAAAACTGCTCATGTAATAAAGGCACCTGGACTTATGAGCAGACGGCTACCTTCGGAAGAAGCGCAACAACTTTGGCAGGAATATCGGGCGGGCGACATGTACGCTCTGGCCAAAATCATGCAGAGTTATTATGCTGACCTGTTCCACTGGGGAATGCGCCTGCATGGCGATCGTGAATTTGTAAAAGACTGTATCCAGGAGCTATTCGTCAATCTCTGGAAAATGCAGGCATCGATCAATTCGGTCGGCAATGTCCGCTCCTACCTACTCGTCGTTCTTAAAACCCGCATCCTGCGCGAATTGTCGAAAAAACAGGCGACGCACCAGTCAGCACTCTCCGACGAATATTCGTTCTCGGTCGAGTTCGCGGCTGATATACGGCTCATTGAAGAAGAAAATGAAATCTACCAGATTCGAAAACTGGAGCACGTAATCAATCATTTACCAGAACGCCAGAAAGAACTCATTTACCTGCGTTTCTACCAGAACCTCAGCTTCGAACAGATTGCGGACATCATGCATCTTGGCCGTCAATCGGTTTACAATCTGCTTCATAAATCGCTGGATAGCCTCCGGAAAAACTGGTCTGTCAACACGATAGGGCTTTTTCTTTATTTTCTGGAGAGGATCTAATTTTAGACTAAGCAGTAGACGGCAATGAAGAATTATGAATCATATCGGGTAGACGACTTTATTGACGATAAAGATTTTGAAGACTGGGTTCGGGGACGAAGCAGTCGGGAGGCTTTCTGGCGATCATTTCTGCAACACTACCCCGACAGACGGGAGGCATTTCATCAGGCAGAGCAATTCATTCGGGCCGCCACTGTTGCTCCCGAACGTATCAGCGAAGCCGAAATAAGGAAAGAAGTCGAGCTATTCATTGAAGCCACAGGTTCATCAGTACCCAATCGGTCGCCTTTCTCATCCATTTTTCGGTCCGAAACATCGTCAAGGCTCCCGTATGGTTTCCGTTGGGCAGCTGGCATTGCTGCACTCCTTTTGACCGTGGTTGGGCTAGGCTGGTATTCTATCCACACCAACTCAACGCCGTTAATTACCAGGCAGGCCGATGGTCCTACTCATTCGCCGGAGGGTTCTGCCAACCAATTTGTCGAGACATTTAACCATACCAAGCAGCTGCTTAGGGTTGCACTTAGCGATAGTTCAGAGGTGTTACTCAGCCCAAAAAGTCGCCTTCGCTATCCCTCGCAGTTTGTCGGAAACGTACGAAAAGTCTATCTGGAAGGAGAAGGAAGTTTCTCCGTTAAGCGTCGGAAACAGCCTTTTATGGTCTATTCCGGTGAAACCGTCACCAAAGTGTTGGGTACTCGCTTTGTGGTACGCGCTTTCGATCTCGACAAAAAGATTACGGTGCAGGTACTATCCGGAAAAGTGTCTGTGTATAAGGCCAATCCCGAACATACTACCCATAATAAAGAGGTCAACGGCCTGATATTGAATGCAAACCAGGCGGCCATTTTCGAAAAAAGCGATGGTAATCTGACAAAAACCCTGGTAGCAAATCCCACGCTTGTCCGAAAAAGCGATAAAGAAATAACCTTCGTGTACGACGACGTTGCCCTGTCAGCGATTTTACGGGAATTAGAAACCAGTTACGGTATTCCGATTCAATTCGACGAACAAAGCTTTGAGGGGTGCAAAATTACGGCCGCTCTTTCGAGTGAGTCACTCTATGAAAAGCTGGATTTACTCTGCAAAGCCGCGTCAGCGACTTATGAAATAATAGATGGGCAAATTGTGCTTAGCCGAAAAAGCTATCGATAAGTGCCGGTGAATGCATAAAAACAAGGGCAGTGGCTAAGCCACTGCCGATAGGTCTATCCACTGGGAGTCGACTCGCCAAAGTAACCGCTCAGTGGAAGAAGTTCCGAAACCCGAACCTTTAAACCTTACCAAAACTATGGAAAAACACCTTTCCGGGCAACTCTGGCTAAAACTTATGCGGTTTTCTCTAACACAAAGTTTAGTTATGTTCCTGCTGGTGGGCGTG
This window harbors:
- a CDS encoding FecR family protein, translated to MKNYESYRVDDFIDDKDFEDWVRGRSSREAFWRSFLQHYPDRREAFHQAEQFIRAATVAPERISEAEIRKEVELFIEATGSSVPNRSPFSSIFRSETSSRLPYGFRWAAGIAALLLTVVGLGWYSIHTNSTPLITRQADGPTHSPEGSANQFVETFNHTKQLLRVALSDSSEVLLSPKSRLRYPSQFVGNVRKVYLEGEGSFSVKRRKQPFMVYSGETVTKVLGTRFVVRAFDLDKKITVQVLSGKVSVYKANPEHTTHNKEVNGLILNANQAAIFEKSDGNLTKTLVANPTLVRKSDKEITFVYDDVALSAILRELETSYGIPIQFDEQSFEGCKITAALSSESLYEKLDLLCKAASATYEIIDGQIVLSRKSYR
- a CDS encoding inorganic phosphate transporter — protein: MFGLETDVFILLFISLFAACAFEFVNGFHDTANAVATVIYTNSLKPTAAVVWSGICNFTGVLLGGIGVAMGIVNLLPVELLVDQNVYHSVAMVLALLLSAIIWNLGTWYFGLPSSSSHTLIGSILGVGLAFSTMPDNKAGSAVNWEKAIETGEALLLSPLLGFSLAIVLMFVLRRSVPEDVKGQLFKEPKKNSLPPSWIRGVLIATCSLVSFFHGSNDGQKGVGLIMLILIGIVPFHFAVQPDLDPRLMQPNITGIEQTIATLDSNQLAPINRDRLARTRIELAELKAMVNAPLVDNKIPKEERLNVRRDLLLINSNMNKIAEDEGANLSASQLAVMKKSLSEENGLRRFTDYAPLWVILMIALSLGLGTMIGWRRIVVTVGEKIGKQHLTYAQGASAELVAASMIGLASALKLPVSTTHVLSSGIAGSMVASKGVKNLQAGTIRNIALAWVLTLPVSMLLAFTLYLLFRWIL
- a CDS encoding GatB/YqeY domain-containing protein — its product is MALKQQIDADIKQAMLAKNQDKLRALRAIKSMILLEETKEGGTGELKPEEETRILTKAVKQRKDSADIYRQQNRADLLATEETEIAIIEQYLPKQLSEDELKEKLQAIITRIGASAPSDMGKVMGVATKELAGQTDGKAISAAVKQLLQ
- a CDS encoding RNA polymerase sigma factor — encoded protein: MSRRLPSEEAQQLWQEYRAGDMYALAKIMQSYYADLFHWGMRLHGDREFVKDCIQELFVNLWKMQASINSVGNVRSYLLVVLKTRILRELSKKQATHQSALSDEYSFSVEFAADIRLIEEENEIYQIRKLEHVINHLPERQKELIYLRFYQNLSFEQIADIMHLGRQSVYNLLHKSLDSLRKNWSVNTIGLFLYFLERI
- the rlmN gene encoding 23S rRNA (adenine(2503)-C(2))-methyltransferase RlmN — its product is MDKQDIRKLTAAQLKDWLAQQGEQGFRAKQVHEWLWKKSAQSFEQMTNLSLPTRELLKTHFEIRPLTVDQQQRSNDGTIKSSFRLFDGNLVEGVLIPALRNDDVDRMTACVSSQVGCSLTCKFCATGYMDRKRNLDAAEIYDQVVAIDRQAKENYDAPLTNIVYMGMGEPLLNYKNVLESVDRITSPDGLGMSPKRITVSTAGIAKMIRQLGDDAVKFNLALSLHAANDQKRDQIMPINESNTLQALGDALGYFYKKTGTRITFEYILFYNFNDTLQDAQELWKFTKRVPAKINIIEYNPIAEANFKNTDPQSLDKFAGFLDSKGVTVNVRRSRGKDIDAACGQLAGKK
- a CDS encoding pyridoxine 5'-phosphate synthase; protein product: MTRLSVNINKIATIRNARGGNNPNLVQVALDCERFGAQGITVHPRPDERHIRYQDVLDLKEVVTTEFNIEGNPDERFIELVKRVKPEQVTLVPDAPDAITSNAGWDTIRHADHLRRLVDTFKSDGIRVSIFVDADERMVEGAKAVGTDRIELYTEPYAAHYVANRDAAIAPFVQAARKANELGIELNAGHDLSLENLRFFDEQIPGLKEVSIGHALVCDALYFGLENTIQMYLRCLSSEATGVPA
- a CDS encoding CvpA family protein; translation: MIIPLIWGAFNGYRKGLLVEIVAVIAFVVAMIVGFKFLAFGIELLSPYISRELARKLLPWLGFSVIFFPTVFMINQMGFALRRSLKYTLLGTFDSVAGAAVGLFTWVFGISVILWLFSYMGVRIPPRQTEGAFLYAYIRPVAPQIMDKAAVWVPKGLETGKKWRAEIND
- the prfA gene encoding peptide chain release factor 1, with translation MLDQLEAISERFDEVAQQIVQPEAVSDQKRFMKLSKEYKDLEKIVVQYQAYKQLLEEIENAKQIISTEKDEDFREMAKAELDELLPRRETLEETLKEMLIPKDPNDSKNVILEIRGGTGGDEAAIFAGDMFRMYQRFCEKMGWRMSLVDYTEGTSGGYKEIITEIEGEDVYGKLKFESGVHRVQRVPATETQGRIHTSAASVAVLPEAEEVDVDLNMNDIRKDTFCSSGAGGQSVNTTYSAVRLTHIPTGLVVQCQDERSQLKNFDKALTVLRSRLYEIELQKHNEAIASQRKTMVGSGDRSDKIRTYNYPQSRVTDHRIGLTVYNLPAVMDGDIGDFIEQLRIAENAERLKEGAAA
- the mnmH gene encoding tRNA 2-selenouridine(34) synthase MnmH; translated protein: MVHQLSVEEFLDKAQTFPVIDVRSPGEYDHAHIPGAISIPLFDNDERAQVGTKYKNAGKDAAVLVGLDLVGPKLAGFVKQSKKLNPQTKEVLVHCWRGGMRSGSFAWLLDTAGLTASTLAGGYKAYRNTVLAAFAEPRPLLILGGKTGSGKTDILKALAQAGEQIIDLEALAHHKGSTYGAIGQAAQPATEQFENVLFEKWRQLNPNRRIWLEDESRNIGSCFIPMALWQQMRAAQVAFVDMPKEIRICRLVSEYTGIDHDLLIAATERIRKRLGGKVTKEALDALAHHDYATVADLTLDYYDKAYLHGLAQRDSTTVHSFSVQTNNPAETARQLISWANSL